The Nothobranchius furzeri strain GRZ-AD chromosome 8, NfurGRZ-RIMD1, whole genome shotgun sequence genome includes a region encoding these proteins:
- the tm6sf2b gene encoding transmembrane 6 superfamily member 2b, which produces MEILVFLFSFSALGVLYAMNTIPELQEPYVILEIGVAVLVVVFLFYFIITRGNPPKDILFFVFAEFSFTCVIDLISALEHDGIVSGFMEFYQKTGEPYLGTSYGIMMCYWDGIAHFIMYLMMISRITDRRAYRTLGLFWAGSLCANMSVFITGIAAGKYGTEIRPAFWLNFLFLLMPVLGAVTLFTRPKDRPLIGGYNAQHIQSMKLIWRPLDLILVVLLLAAMSFTVLRGLVALDSPLEACAVYLNQYEPYLKDPVGYPKVMMLLIFFYGLPLLGAFVYGLLKPGCTWMSDWTTFFAGAMIQCQWAHIGGSLHSRTAAPFRIPNDVFWTVLAANLLYAATPVLVAMRVQNNPYFFLKISPFPGQTGLPNSEEKDTKYKDK; this is translated from the exons ATGGAAATTTTGgtctttttattttcattttctgcTCTTGGCGTTCTTTACGCCATGAACACCATTCCTGAGCTTCAAGA GCCCTACGTGATCCTAGAGATCGGTGTGGCTGTGCTGGTAGTTGTGTTTTTGTTCTACTTCATCATCACTCGTGGAAACCCCCCTAAAGACATCTTGTTCTTCG TCTTTGCAGAATTTTCTTTCACCTGTGTCATCGACCTGATCAGTGCACTGGAACATGACGGCATTGTTTCCGGTTTCATGGAATTCTACCAGAAGACT GGTGAACCCTACTTGGGGACCTCTTATGGCATCATGATGTGTTACTGGGATGGAATAGCACATTTTATCATGTACCTGATGATGATCAGCAGGATAACAGACAG GAGAGCCTACCGTACCCTGGGTCTGTTCTGGGCCGGCTCTTTGTGCGCCAACATGAGTGTGTTTATTACTGGAATAGCGGCAG GTAAATACGGAACAGAGATCCGCCCAGCTTTCTGGCTCAATTTTCTCTTTCTGTTGATGCCCGTGTTGGGAGCTGTTACGCTGTTCACTCGGCCCAAGGACAGACCACTAATCGGCGGGTACAAT GCTCAACACATCCAGAGCATGAAGCTAATCTGGCGTCCCTTAGATCTGATCTTGGTGGTGCTCCTGTTGGCTGCCATGTCCTTCACCGTCCTCAGAGGCCTG GTGGCGCTGGACTCCCCACTCGAAGCCTGTGCTGTGTATCTGAACCAGTATGAGCCCTACCTGAAGGATCCCGTGGGCTACCCTAAAGTTATG ATGCTGCTCATATTCTTTTATGGACTTCCGCTGCTGGGTGCATTTGTTTATGGCCTCCTTAAACCTGGGTGCACCTGGATGTCAGACTGGACAACATTCTTTGCAGGAGCCATGATCCAG TGCCAGTGGGCCCACATTGGAGGATCCCTCCACTCGCGCACTGCTGCTCCATTTCGGATCCCAAACGATGTCTTCTGGACCGTGTTGGCAGCTAACTTGCTCTATGCAGCCACCCCAGTTCTGGTGGCAATGCGGGTTCAAAATAATCCCTATTTTTTCCTCAAGATTTCCCCGTTTCCCGGCCAGACCGGTTTGCCAAACAGTGAGGAGAAAGACACCAAGTACAAAGACAAATGA